One genomic segment of Thalassospiraceae bacterium LMO-SO8 includes these proteins:
- a CDS encoding D-2-hydroxyacid dehydrogenase family protein, with amino-acid sequence MTRIAILDDYQNVALELADWDSLGPDVEVTSFNEFLQTDEDRVAKALADFDVVVGMRERTRFPASQLEKLPDLKMMVTTGMRNLAWDMKKARAMGITVCGTAILPYPAFEQTWALIFAVTKEIPKEDRCMKAGGWQESFPVGLRGKTLGVIGLGKLGAQSAALGNALGMKVVAWSENLTDERAAECNATRVSKEDLFKQSDVVTIHVLLSERTTGLVGAAELALMKPSAYIVNTSRGPIIDEAALIAALKANAIKGAGIDVYDVEPLPADHELRKLDNTVLTGHTGYVIRENYEVMYPEAVECIKAWMAGSPVRVLNAED; translated from the coding sequence ATGACCCGCATCGCCATCCTGGATGACTACCAGAACGTGGCCCTGGAGCTTGCCGATTGGGACAGCCTGGGCCCGGACGTGGAGGTCACGTCCTTCAATGAATTCCTACAGACCGATGAAGACCGCGTGGCCAAGGCCCTGGCCGATTTCGACGTCGTGGTCGGCATGCGCGAGCGCACCCGCTTTCCGGCGTCGCAGCTGGAAAAGCTGCCGGACCTGAAGATGATGGTGACCACGGGCATGCGCAACCTGGCCTGGGACATGAAAAAGGCGCGGGCCATGGGCATCACCGTGTGCGGCACGGCGATCCTGCCCTATCCGGCGTTCGAACAGACCTGGGCCCTGATCTTCGCCGTGACCAAGGAAATCCCCAAGGAAGACCGCTGCATGAAGGCCGGCGGCTGGCAGGAGAGCTTTCCCGTCGGCCTGCGCGGCAAGACGCTGGGCGTCATCGGCCTGGGCAAGCTGGGCGCGCAGTCGGCCGCGCTCGGCAACGCACTCGGCATGAAGGTCGTCGCCTGGTCGGAAAACCTGACGGACGAACGCGCCGCCGAATGCAATGCGACGCGCGTTTCCAAGGAAGACCTGTTCAAGCAATCCGACGTGGTGACCATCCATGTCCTGTTGTCGGAACGGACCACGGGTCTGGTCGGCGCGGCGGAACTGGCGCTGATGAAGCCCTCGGCCTACATCGTCAACACCTCACGCGGGCCGATCATCGACGAGGCGGCGCTGATCGCCGCCCTCAAGGCCAATGCGATCAAGGGGGCCGGAATCGACGTTTATGATGTCGAGCCGCTGCCCGCCGACCACGAACTGCGCAAGCTCGACAACACCGTGCTGACCGGCCACACAGGCTATGTGATCCGGGAAAATTACGAAGTGATGTATCCGGAAGCCGTCGAATGCATCAAAGCCTGGATGGCCGGTTCGCCGGTCCGGGTTCTCAACGCCGAAGACTAA
- a CDS encoding enoyl-CoA hydratase-related protein codes for MNDDIIRLERKGAIATLIINNPDKRNAMNLAAWRRLGEVTAELEADDDLRCVLVTGMGDHFAAGADISEFPETRMSADQAETYGKIVADALHAFSNLKHPTIAVIRGACTGGGFEIACCCDMRLAAEGARFGIPINRLGHAFAYPEMAAALAVVPAAVIMELLLEGRILETDEAYAKGLLTRVVPADQLDDEAETVAWRVAQGAPLAARGSKKILRRLLRPAQISPEELKSSYVLCDSEDYKEGVRAFLAKEKPAFKAR; via the coding sequence ATGAACGACGACATCATCCGCCTGGAACGCAAGGGCGCCATCGCGACCCTGATCATCAACAATCCGGACAAGCGAAACGCGATGAACCTGGCCGCCTGGCGGCGGTTGGGCGAGGTCACGGCGGAACTCGAAGCGGACGACGACCTGCGCTGCGTGCTGGTCACCGGCATGGGCGATCATTTCGCCGCCGGGGCGGATATCTCCGAATTCCCGGAAACGCGCATGAGCGCCGATCAGGCTGAAACCTACGGCAAGATCGTCGCCGATGCGCTGCATGCATTCTCAAACCTGAAGCACCCGACCATAGCGGTGATCCGAGGGGCCTGTACCGGCGGCGGGTTCGAGATCGCCTGTTGCTGCGACATGCGTCTGGCCGCCGAGGGGGCGCGCTTCGGCATTCCCATCAACCGTCTGGGCCATGCCTTCGCCTATCCGGAAATGGCGGCGGCGCTGGCCGTCGTGCCGGCGGCGGTTATCATGGAACTGCTGCTGGAAGGCCGGATTCTGGAGACGGACGAGGCCTATGCCAAGGGCCTGCTGACGCGGGTCGTGCCGGCGGACCAACTGGACGACGAGGCGGAAACCGTTGCCTGGCGCGTCGCCCAGGGGGCACCCTTGGCCGCACGCGGATCGAAAAAGATCCTGCGCCGCCTGCTGCGGCCCGCGCAGATCAGCCCGGAAGAGCTGAAGTCAAGCTATGTGCTGTGCGATTCCGAGGACTACAAGGAAGGCGTGCGGGCTTTCCTGGCCAAGGAGAAACCGGCTTTCAAGGCCCGCTGA
- a CDS encoding ammonium transporter, translating to MSKFLHRQAAPVFALVAVLLTIFTPDAAFAADQLNSGDTAWIITATALVLFMTLPGLALFYGGLVRSRNVLSVLMHCVAIACLMSVLWLIIGYSLSFTDGAGANQLVGGLSRMFLAGVGTEALSGTIPENVFFAFQMTFAIITPALMVGAYVERIKFSAVLILSALWLIVVYAPVTHWVWGGGWLAQMGVMDFAGGLVVHATAGISSLVIVKALGARHGFPNEVSPPHNPGMVAMGACMLWVGWFGFNGGSALAANGAAGMALTVTHIAAATASLVWMLIEWKKYGKPSLVGLVTGTIAGLATITPASGFVGPIGALIIGVAAGLVCFKMVQIVKTAWKLDDSLDVFAVHGVGGSLGTILVAFLCAPMFGGLGLPEGKTMVDALGVQALGLAATVAWSAVATFILVKITAGLTGGIRVREDDELEGLDITNHGETAYRLD from the coding sequence ATGTCCAAGTTCTTGCACCGGCAGGCCGCGCCGGTATTCGCGCTCGTGGCCGTTCTTCTGACAATTTTCACGCCTGACGCGGCTTTTGCCGCCGATCAGCTCAATTCCGGCGACACGGCCTGGATCATCACGGCGACCGCCCTGGTTCTGTTCATGACCCTGCCGGGGCTGGCGTTGTTCTATGGCGGGCTGGTGCGGTCGCGCAACGTGCTGAGCGTGCTCATGCACTGCGTCGCCATCGCCTGTTTGATGAGCGTGCTGTGGCTGATCATCGGCTACAGCCTGTCGTTCACGGACGGCGCCGGGGCCAACCAGTTGGTCGGTGGGTTGTCCCGCATGTTCCTGGCCGGCGTCGGCACGGAGGCCTTGTCCGGCACCATCCCCGAGAACGTGTTCTTCGCGTTCCAGATGACCTTCGCGATCATCACCCCGGCGCTCATGGTCGGCGCCTATGTGGAACGAATCAAGTTCTCCGCCGTGTTGATCCTGTCCGCCCTGTGGCTGATCGTCGTCTATGCGCCGGTGACCCATTGGGTGTGGGGCGGCGGCTGGCTCGCCCAGATGGGCGTCATGGATTTCGCGGGCGGTCTGGTGGTGCATGCCACGGCGGGGATCTCGTCGCTGGTCATTGTCAAGGCGCTGGGTGCCAGGCACGGATTCCCGAACGAGGTGTCGCCGCCGCACAACCCGGGCATGGTCGCCATGGGTGCGTGCATGCTGTGGGTCGGCTGGTTCGGCTTCAACGGCGGTTCGGCGTTGGCGGCCAACGGGGCGGCCGGGATGGCGTTGACCGTCACCCATATCGCCGCCGCCACGGCGTCGCTGGTGTGGATGCTGATCGAATGGAAAAAGTACGGTAAGCCGTCCCTGGTCGGCCTTGTCACCGGCACCATCGCCGGGCTCGCCACCATCACCCCGGCCTCGGGCTTCGTCGGTCCCATCGGGGCGCTGATCATCGGCGTCGCGGCGGGGCTGGTCTGCTTCAAGATGGTGCAGATCGTGAAGACGGCCTGGAAACTGGACGACTCGCTCGACGTGTTCGCCGTCCACGGCGTCGGCGGCTCGCTCGGCACCATCCTGGTCGCGTTCCTCTGCGCGCCCATGTTCGGCGGCCTCGGCCTGCCCGAAGGCAAGACCATGGTCGACGCGCTCGGCGTGCAGGCGTTGGGCTTGGCCGCCACCGTGGCATGGTCGGCGGTTGCGACCTTCATTCTGGTCAAGATCACGGCCGGGCTGACCGGCGGAATCCGCGTGCGTGAGGACGATGAACTGGAAGGCCTGGACATCACCAACCACGGTGAGACCGCGTACAGGCTCGACTGA
- a CDS encoding P-II family nitrogen regulator, with amino-acid sequence MKFVMAVIKPHKLDAVREALGAAGVEGMTVSEVKGYGRQRGQTEIYRGAEYQVHFLPKVKIEIAVADDKAAEVVEAIKGAANTGKIGDGKVFVYDLESAVRIRTGEQDNDAL; translated from the coding sequence ATGAAGTTCGTCATGGCGGTGATCAAACCGCACAAGCTGGACGCCGTCCGCGAGGCGCTGGGCGCCGCCGGCGTCGAAGGGATGACCGTATCGGAAGTGAAGGGATACGGCCGCCAGCGCGGGCAGACGGAAATCTACCGTGGCGCGGAATATCAGGTCCACTTCCTGCCCAAGGTAAAGATCGAAATCGCCGTCGCCGACGACAAGGCGGCCGAGGTGGTCGAGGCCATCAAGGGGGCCGCCAACACCGGCAAGATCGGCGACGGCAAGGTCTTCGTCTACGACCTGGAAAGCGCCGTGCGCATCCGCACCGGCGAACAGGACAACGACGCGCTCTAG
- a CDS encoding TIM barrel protein — MPRFAANIGWMAQEVPMLERFQLVRDLGFTAVECPLLYGHDANALSDACKTAGIEFLMFNSPPGKHDGEYGIAGLTGRKGEFQDTIGKAVGYAKALGTTYLHILAGWQSGDWDRRAGFDVFIDNLKWACPVLADAGLTALIEPINTVARPGYLVQTTKEAQHVVDSVKAAGSANIGIQYDFHNAQIMEGDLARTFEAHLPSILHVQIAGNPGRTPPDEGEINYPFVFDLCDRLGFTGWLGCEYAPHDKTKPGATKASLKWARAFGLG, encoded by the coding sequence ATGCCCCGTTTCGCCGCCAACATCGGTTGGATGGCCCAGGAAGTACCCATGCTGGAGCGTTTCCAACTGGTCCGCGACCTGGGCTTCACCGCCGTCGAATGCCCGCTGCTCTACGGCCACGACGCGAATGCGTTATCGGATGCCTGCAAGACCGCGGGGATCGAGTTCCTGATGTTCAATTCACCCCCCGGCAAACACGACGGCGAATACGGCATTGCCGGGCTGACGGGGCGCAAGGGCGAATTCCAGGACACCATCGGCAAGGCCGTCGGCTACGCCAAGGCGCTGGGCACGACCTATCTGCATATCTTGGCGGGATGGCAATCGGGCGATTGGGACCGGCGCGCCGGCTTCGATGTGTTCATCGACAACCTGAAATGGGCCTGCCCGGTGCTGGCGGACGCCGGGCTGACGGCGCTGATCGAGCCGATCAACACGGTCGCGCGTCCGGGGTACCTGGTGCAGACGACCAAGGAAGCCCAGCACGTCGTCGACAGCGTCAAGGCGGCCGGATCGGCCAACATCGGCATCCAGTACGATTTCCACAACGCCCAGATCATGGAAGGCGACCTGGCGCGCACCTTCGAGGCGCACCTGCCGTCCATCCTGCATGTGCAGATCGCGGGAAACCCGGGCCGCACCCCGCCGGACGAAGGCGAAATCAATTATCCCTTCGTGTTCGATCTGTGCGACCGCCTGGGCTTCACAGGCTGGCTCGGCTGCGAATACGCGCCCCACGACAAGACCAAGCCGGGCGCGACCAAGGCGTCGCTCAAATGGGCCAGGGCGTTCGGCCTAGGTTAA
- a CDS encoding LysR family transcriptional regulator, translated as MLPMTLKQLEIFVAVAEQNGFRRASERLNLSQSAVTAHIKLLESHLGVPLFHRTTRTVRMTEAGENLYRRAGRVLEGLEDIVRIFHDEAAMGRGRVLLTSAPSFAATRLPAILARFQGRNPNITVHVREAYATDMLDILRRGDADFAIGPVEKVPREFEFRQFLADGYCAVVTADHPLAGKKDIPLTALADETILALPLPSRTRIQVESAFQSVGMTLTPHFEMLHHQTLISMAEQGLGVAILPETAVPLAKDGAYWAARIKHPQLTRRIGIITLRGQTLAPGARELVNLIAGGKAKP; from the coding sequence ATGCTGCCCATGACCCTGAAACAATTGGAGATTTTCGTCGCCGTGGCGGAGCAGAACGGCTTTCGCCGGGCGTCGGAACGCCTCAACCTGAGCCAATCGGCCGTGACCGCCCATATCAAGCTGCTGGAATCCCATCTGGGCGTGCCCCTGTTCCACCGCACGACGCGGACGGTGCGCATGACGGAGGCCGGAGAAAACCTGTATCGCCGTGCGGGCCGCGTCCTCGAAGGGCTGGAAGACATCGTCCGCATCTTCCATGACGAGGCCGCCATGGGCCGGGGCCGCGTGCTGCTGACCTCGGCTCCCAGTTTCGCCGCGACACGCCTGCCCGCCATCCTCGCCAGGTTCCAAGGCCGCAATCCCAACATCACGGTCCATGTGCGCGAAGCCTACGCCACGGACATGCTGGACATCCTGCGCCGGGGCGACGCCGACTTCGCCATCGGGCCCGTGGAAAAGGTGCCCCGGGAATTCGAATTCCGCCAATTCCTGGCCGACGGCTACTGTGCCGTCGTCACGGCGGACCATCCTTTGGCGGGGAAAAAAGACATTCCCCTGACCGCCCTCGCGGATGAAACGATCCTGGCCCTGCCCTTGCCGTCGCGCACCCGCATCCAGGTCGAAAGCGCGTTTCAGTCCGTCGGCATGACCTTGACGCCGCATTTCGAGATGCTGCACCACCAGACCCTGATTTCCATGGCGGAACAGGGCCTGGGCGTCGCGATTTTGCCGGAAACCGCCGTGCCGCTCGCCAAGGACGGCGCCTACTGGGCCGCCCGCATCAAGCACCCGCAGCTGACCCGGCGCATCGGCATCATCACCCTGCGCGGCCAGACCCTGGCGCCGGGGGCACGGGAACTCGTCAACTTGATCGCCGGAGGAAAAGCGAAGCCTTAA
- a CDS encoding MmgE/PrpD family protein: MTGITRQLAEFAAGLTYDKLPAGIAARTKLLILDVAGIMVRARHDAESTASLVSAVERLGQVAGNCSVLGDGRGYTPMAAALVNGSLAHSLDFDDTHAEASLHSSAPIVPAVLAAAEMTDASGKDVITACVVGYEIQIRLAKALVPTAHYDRGYHPTATTGVMAAAAAAGKILGLDADGIESALGIALSQAAGSMQFLADGAWTKRSHVGQAAQNGLTCATMAAEGFKGPKEAIEGKWGFLHSLSPKADLDKAAAGLGEYWETMALGVKPYPSCRYTHAAMDAIRQLAGEYGITADDVDSATIGVPETGWKIVGNSDAEKQNPKSIVDGQFSMPFCAAVVLRTGNMVWDDYKTHLSDADTLALAKRISTVVDPDAEAAFPDNMAGKATIRMKSGEVHERFVEIPKGEPANFMNQAEFRAKFDGLCAPYLSEAGMEKFAGALLSLEEANSLRSVLALSHGEN; the protein is encoded by the coding sequence ATGACGGGCATTACCCGCCAATTGGCTGAATTCGCAGCCGGCCTGACCTATGACAAGCTGCCGGCCGGGATCGCGGCCCGCACCAAGCTTCTGATCCTCGACGTCGCCGGCATCATGGTCCGCGCGCGCCACGATGCGGAAAGCACGGCCAGTTTGGTCAGCGCGGTCGAACGCCTGGGCCAGGTCGCGGGCAATTGTTCGGTGCTCGGCGACGGGCGCGGCTACACCCCCATGGCGGCGGCGCTGGTCAACGGCTCGCTCGCCCATTCCCTCGATTTCGACGATACCCATGCGGAAGCCTCGCTGCATTCCTCCGCACCCATCGTGCCGGCGGTGCTGGCGGCGGCGGAAATGACCGATGCGTCCGGCAAGGACGTCATCACCGCCTGCGTCGTCGGCTATGAAATTCAGATCCGCTTGGCCAAGGCCCTGGTGCCGACAGCCCATTACGACCGCGGCTATCACCCCACGGCGACCACCGGCGTCATGGCGGCGGCGGCGGCGGCGGGCAAGATTTTGGGCCTCGACGCCGACGGCATCGAAAGTGCGCTCGGCATCGCCCTCTCTCAGGCGGCGGGCTCCATGCAATTCCTCGCCGACGGCGCCTGGACCAAGCGGTCCCACGTCGGGCAGGCGGCGCAGAACGGCCTGACCTGCGCGACCATGGCGGCGGAGGGCTTCAAGGGCCCGAAGGAAGCGATCGAAGGCAAATGGGGCTTCCTGCATTCCCTGTCGCCCAAGGCCGACCTGGACAAGGCGGCGGCGGGCCTGGGCGAGTATTGGGAAACCATGGCGCTGGGCGTGAAACCCTATCCCAGCTGCCGTTATACCCATGCGGCGATGGACGCCATCCGCCAGCTGGCCGGGGAATACGGGATCACGGCGGACGACGTGGACAGCGCCACCATCGGCGTGCCGGAAACGGGCTGGAAGATCGTCGGCAATTCGGACGCGGAAAAGCAGAACCCGAAATCCATCGTCGACGGCCAGTTCTCCATGCCGTTCTGCGCCGCCGTGGTGCTGCGCACGGGCAACATGGTGTGGGACGACTACAAGACTCATCTGTCCGACGCCGACACCCTGGCCCTGGCGAAACGTATCAGTACCGTGGTCGATCCGGACGCCGAGGCGGCCTTCCCCGACAACATGGCGGGCAAGGCGACGATCCGCATGAAGTCCGGCGAGGTCCATGAGCGTTTCGTCGAAATCCCCAAGGGCGAGCCCGCCAACTTCATGAACCAGGCGGAATTCCGCGCCAAGTTCGACGGCCTTTGCGCGCCCTATCTATCGGAAGCCGGGATGGAAAAATTCGCGGGTGCGTTGCTGTCGCTCGAAGAGGCGAACAGCCTGCGCTCGGTCCTCGCCCTTAGCCACGGAGAAAACTAG
- a CDS encoding MaoC family dehydratase codes for MVAEAKQVGPNRYREAYGRYLEDFKIGDVYEHRPGRSITESDNTWFTLLTMNQHPLHFDKEYAAKSEFGRPLVNSCLTLSIVAGMSVSDVSQKAIGNLGWTDIKMPAPVFVGDTLYAESEVLAIRESKSRPTQGIVTIRTTATKQDGKVVMSFERTMLIPKRGHAVDDKANY; via the coding sequence ATGGTTGCCGAAGCAAAACAGGTCGGACCCAACCGATACCGCGAGGCCTATGGCCGCTATCTTGAGGACTTCAAGATCGGCGACGTCTACGAACACCGCCCCGGGCGCAGCATCACGGAAAGCGACAACACCTGGTTCACCCTCTTGACCATGAACCAGCACCCGCTGCACTTCGACAAGGAATACGCGGCGAAAAGCGAGTTCGGCCGGCCGCTGGTCAATTCCTGCCTGACCCTGTCGATCGTCGCGGGGATGAGCGTGTCCGACGTCAGCCAGAAAGCCATCGGCAACTTGGGCTGGACCGACATCAAGATGCCGGCTCCGGTATTCGTCGGCGACACGCTTTATGCGGAAAGCGAGGTCCTGGCGATCCGCGAAAGCAAGTCGCGCCCGACCCAGGGGATCGTCACCATCCGCACCACGGCGACCAAGCAGGACGGCAAGGTCGTCATGAGCTTCGAGCGCACCATGCTGATCCCCAAACGTGGCCATGCGGTCGACGACAAAGCGAACTACTAG